A stretch of Gemmatimonas aurantiaca T-27 DNA encodes these proteins:
- a CDS encoding HEAT repeat domain-containing protein, with protein sequence MPPLGYRRSTPSASAAESGAFRAVPDGRAARGTMRALALLVDRIVTLGTSGASDMPERAAVRDALRLLAARIREGAMLCRIIDGQFVLAGEAVDRGLTRDDPLLAGLLQRCFVHGVGGITVRQGAAPGELFTLASMLASAPRGDDVVPFSSDTPTTLSSIGAEPLPRELLRSWSVLVTPAERPTAHLLLTPAEGLAAISATMADGAGASPTVVALTRLASSHSDEAANAAVDQLVQLLDDAELRGEARVVEGIARACMAQLHAVGSGSTRLALERLLRRLQHRRTLELLGERLPEVPDRLQLLTLFARAGEIAVEILVNQLMRVQDATARRAYFDSIVSLDLGATLLFELVRDPRWFVVRNAVALLGEMGVEHADIAMLPLVAHEDDRIRIAVSRSLLRLGTVKALAGLHGLIDDRNAEVRRIAAAAYGLTSTASGSVRPPAARLAMALERETDEDVALEMLASLGRLGSADAVQRLLRIALPPQQPQDGTERPAPRESYLRVAAIESLIRARGQAVVPALEGLKNDPDPDVAAAAKRMDA encoded by the coding sequence ATGCCCCCTCTCGGTTACCGCCGCTCCACTCCGTCAGCATCTGCCGCCGAAAGCGGCGCGTTTCGGGCCGTTCCTGATGGCCGGGCCGCGCGTGGCACGATGCGGGCGCTGGCGTTGCTGGTCGATCGTATCGTCACGCTCGGTACGTCGGGAGCGTCCGATATGCCCGAGCGCGCCGCGGTGCGGGATGCGTTGCGGTTGCTGGCCGCACGGATCCGCGAGGGAGCCATGCTGTGTCGCATCATCGACGGACAGTTTGTGTTGGCCGGTGAAGCAGTGGATCGGGGACTCACGCGCGACGATCCACTGCTGGCCGGACTGTTGCAACGGTGTTTTGTGCATGGAGTGGGCGGTATCACCGTCCGACAGGGTGCCGCGCCCGGTGAGCTGTTCACGCTCGCCTCGATGTTGGCTTCGGCCCCTCGGGGAGATGACGTCGTGCCGTTTTCCTCGGACACGCCGACGACGTTGAGCAGCATCGGCGCCGAGCCCTTGCCGCGTGAATTGCTGCGCTCGTGGAGTGTGTTGGTGACGCCGGCGGAGCGTCCCACGGCGCACCTGCTGCTCACGCCCGCTGAAGGCCTGGCCGCGATCAGTGCCACGATGGCGGACGGCGCGGGTGCGTCACCGACTGTGGTCGCGCTCACTCGGCTCGCGTCATCACACAGCGACGAAGCGGCCAACGCCGCGGTCGATCAGCTCGTGCAACTGCTCGACGATGCCGAACTGCGTGGTGAGGCACGCGTGGTGGAAGGGATCGCGCGTGCCTGCATGGCACAATTGCATGCCGTGGGTTCTGGCAGCACACGGCTTGCCCTCGAACGGCTGCTACGACGTCTGCAGCATCGACGTACGCTGGAGTTGTTGGGCGAACGACTGCCTGAGGTCCCGGATCGTCTGCAGTTGCTCACGCTGTTCGCACGGGCTGGGGAAATCGCCGTCGAGATTCTGGTGAACCAGCTCATGCGCGTGCAGGATGCCACCGCGCGCCGTGCCTATTTCGACAGCATCGTCTCCCTCGATCTGGGGGCCACGCTGCTGTTCGAGCTGGTGCGGGATCCGCGGTGGTTCGTGGTGCGCAATGCGGTGGCGTTGCTGGGGGAGATGGGGGTTGAGCACGCCGACATTGCCATGTTGCCGCTGGTTGCCCATGAGGATGATCGGATCCGCATTGCGGTGTCGCGATCGCTGTTGCGACTGGGCACCGTGAAAGCGCTGGCGGGTTTGCATGGTCTCATCGACGACCGCAACGCCGAGGTGCGTCGCATTGCGGCCGCGGCGTACGGTCTGACATCGACCGCCAGTGGCAGTGTCCGCCCGCCCGCGGCGCGGCTCGCCATGGCGCTCGAACGGGAGACGGACGAAGACGTCGCCCTCGAGATGTTGGCCTCATTGGGACGACTGGGATCGGCTGACGCCGTTCAGCGGCTGCTGCGCATTGCCCTGCCGCCACAGCAACCGCAGGATGGCACCGAGCGTCCTGCACCACGAGAATCGTATCTGCGCGTGGCAGCTATCGAGTCCCTGATACGCGCACGAGGGCAGGCGGTGGTGCCTGCCCTCGAAGGCCTGAAAAACGATCCCGATCCCGATGTGGCAGCGGCCGCCAAACGCATGGATGCGTAG
- a CDS encoding sulfite exporter TauE/SafE family protein, with the protein MILLLVAIGLGAGILSGVFGIGGGIVIVPALIYLAKMPPQQAAGTSLAALVLPIGAAIGAATYYRAGHLQIKDALYIALGMAAGAYLGALLSTHLDANILRKAFAVLLVLMAVKLWLG; encoded by the coding sequence ATGATTCTCCTCCTCGTGGCGATCGGGCTCGGCGCTGGTATTCTCTCCGGCGTCTTCGGCATCGGTGGCGGGATCGTGATTGTCCCGGCCCTGATCTACCTCGCGAAGATGCCGCCGCAGCAGGCCGCCGGCACATCACTCGCCGCGCTCGTGCTGCCCATCGGGGCGGCCATCGGGGCGGCGACGTACTACCGCGCCGGCCATCTGCAGATCAAGGACGCCCTCTACATCGCCCTCGGCATGGCCGCCGGCGCGTACCTCGGCGCACTGCTTTCCACGCACCTCGATGCCAACATCCTGCGCAAGGCATTTGCCGTGCTGCTTGTCCTGATGGCCGTCAAACTCTGGTTGGGCTGA
- a CDS encoding M42 family metallopeptidase: protein MLSDSSIAFLKRLLDTPGPSGFEGAPARAWRTEAATFTSAIRADVIGNSYAVVEGTGGPNAPTILLAGHIDEIGVIITHIDDNGYIYFEPIGGWDPQVLVAQRMRFLGRNGDVFGVIGKKAIHLMKPEEREKASKITDLWVDIGVKNKAEAQELLQVGDAGVIDSRTMDMPNHRIVSRSIDDRIGAFVVLEALRRYAENPGHARVVAAATAQEEIGYTGGGARVAAHSQEATMAIAVDVTFATDHPGVKKEEIGEHNIGGGPVLTRGSVISPVVYRLLSETAQRLEIPFSIHAAGRFTSTDADAMQLARSGVATGLVSIPNRYMHSPNEMVSLEDLDRAATLIAETCRTVSDATDFTDR, encoded by the coding sequence ATGCTCTCCGACTCCTCCATCGCATTTCTCAAGCGCCTGCTCGACACCCCCGGACCGTCGGGCTTCGAAGGCGCACCGGCGCGCGCCTGGCGCACCGAAGCGGCCACGTTCACGTCGGCCATCCGCGCCGACGTCATCGGCAATTCGTACGCCGTGGTCGAAGGCACCGGTGGCCCGAACGCGCCGACGATTCTGCTGGCCGGTCATATCGACGAAATCGGTGTGATCATCACCCACATCGACGACAACGGGTACATCTACTTCGAACCGATCGGCGGCTGGGATCCGCAGGTGCTGGTGGCCCAGCGTATGCGCTTTCTGGGTCGAAATGGGGATGTGTTCGGTGTGATCGGCAAGAAGGCCATCCACCTGATGAAACCCGAGGAACGCGAAAAGGCGTCCAAGATCACCGATCTGTGGGTCGACATCGGCGTGAAGAACAAGGCCGAGGCGCAGGAACTGCTGCAGGTGGGTGATGCCGGCGTGATCGATTCCCGCACGATGGACATGCCCAATCACCGGATCGTGTCGCGCAGCATCGACGACCGCATCGGGGCGTTCGTCGTGCTCGAGGCGCTGCGGCGCTATGCAGAAAATCCGGGGCATGCCCGCGTGGTGGCGGCCGCGACGGCGCAGGAAGAGATCGGCTACACGGGTGGCGGCGCACGGGTGGCGGCGCATTCGCAGGAGGCCACCATGGCGATCGCGGTGGACGTGACATTCGCGACCGACCATCCCGGTGTGAAGAAGGAAGAAATCGGTGAGCACAACATCGGCGGTGGACCGGTGCTGACACGCGGGTCGGTGATTTCGCCGGTGGTGTATCGCCTGCTGTCGGAGACGGCGCAGCGACTGGAGATCCCGTTCTCGATCCATGCCGCCGGTCGTTTCACGAGCACCGACGCCGACGCGATGCAACTCGCACGCAGCGGTGTGGCGACGGGCCTGGTGTCGATTCCGAACCGCTACATGCACTCGCCGAACGAGATGGTTTCGCTGGAGGACCTCGATCGGGCCGCCACGCTCATCGCGGAAACCTGCCGCACGGTGAGCGACGCCACCGATTTCACCGACCGATAG